From one Thermodesulfovibrionales bacterium genomic stretch:
- a CDS encoding GTP-binding protein, with translation MAKAKFERTKPHCNVGTIGHVDHGKTTLTAAITKVLAFKGQA, from the coding sequence ATGGCGAAGGCAAAATTTGAGAGGACGAAGCCACATTGCAATGTAGGGACGATAGGGCATGTAGATCATGGGAAGACGACATTGACGGCGGCGATAACGAAGGTACTGGCATTTAAGGGGCAGGC